One region of Flavobacterium pisciphilum genomic DNA includes:
- a CDS encoding bleomycin resistance protein, whose amino-acid sequence MIKLIKTIPAFPVRDIEKAVAFYKARLGFDCRHMEETFAILIRNGIDLHLWASCNYSWKWKSIFLFLKPISSGAESFLAGTHSCRIEIKGIDELYKELKEKEVLHNEKTEIETTYYDTREFATLDLYGNLLTFYENIQ is encoded by the coding sequence ATGATAAAACTAATAAAGACCATACCTGCATTTCCTGTTCGGGATATTGAAAAAGCAGTTGCCTTTTATAAAGCCCGATTGGGCTTTGATTGCAGACATATGGAAGAAACCTTTGCAATATTAATTAGGAATGGTATAGACTTACATTTATGGGCTTCCTGTAATTATAGCTGGAAATGGAAAAGTATTTTTTTATTTCTCAAACCGATTAGTAGCGGAGCGGAAAGTTTTTTGGCAGGTACACACAGTTGCCGGATTGAAATAAAAGGCATTGACGAACTGTATAAAGAACTAAAAGAAAAGGAAGTATTACACAATGAAAAAACCGAAATAGAAACCACTTACTACGACACAAGAGAATTTGCAACTTTGGACTTATACGGAAATTTACTAACCTTTTACGAAAATATACAGTAG
- a CDS encoding ArsR/SmtB family transcription factor, giving the protein MDSTSCIRQQADIKQINRCKERVSELHGSFDYLSNGLELAGNNVRLKILFLIYEEKRLCVCDLSDILGMTISAISQHLRKLKDRRLIETERKAQTIFYSLTKEYEKMLTPFFEILDDNKILSDSPQTHLIFLVY; this is encoded by the coding sequence ATGGATAGTACTTCTTGTATAAGACAACAGGCGGACATTAAACAAATCAATCGCTGTAAAGAACGAGTTTCAGAACTTCACGGTTCGTTTGACTATTTGTCGAATGGACTTGAATTGGCGGGAAACAATGTAAGACTGAAAATCCTGTTTCTGATTTATGAAGAAAAACGACTATGTGTTTGTGATTTAAGCGATATTCTCGGTATGACAATTTCTGCAATTTCTCAACATTTACGAAAGCTCAAAGACCGTAGACTAATTGAAACGGAAAGAAAAGCACAAACTATTTTTTATTCATTGACAAAAGAGTATGAAAAAATGTTGACCCCATTTTTTGAAATACTTGATGATAATAAAATTTTATCTGATTCTCCGCAAACACACCTAATATTTTTAGTATATTAG
- a CDS encoding IS1595-like element ISBbi1 family transposase, with the protein MNIFSFTAHFGSEEDCRLHFKEQRDKEGVVCKRCGGTSHYWLQGKWSYECKGCRFRTSLRSGTIMESSKLPFLVWYKTMFLMSCTKKGFSTNELQKQLGLKRYEPVWAMVHKLRRAMGNRDARYTLEGMIELDEGYFSVASKEIERGKGTRGRGAEGKQNVAVMAESTPLEDIETGKKEKHVRYFKARVLDSHQSEGINGVVRDCMEDDAIVFSDKSTSYVDISDLVELHVTEKSDAKTTKETLKWVHIAISNAKRTLLGNYHKIKRKYLQLYLNEFIYKLNRRYFGDKLFDRLVIANITGA; encoded by the coding sequence ATGAACATATTCAGTTTTACGGCTCATTTCGGTTCGGAGGAAGATTGTCGTTTGCATTTCAAGGAGCAGCGTGATAAGGAAGGGGTTGTCTGCAAGCGATGCGGGGGCACTTCCCATTATTGGTTACAGGGTAAATGGAGTTATGAATGCAAAGGTTGCCGTTTCCGCACCTCGTTGCGCAGCGGTACGATCATGGAGAGCTCCAAGCTGCCGTTTCTGGTGTGGTACAAAACGATGTTCCTGATGAGTTGCACAAAAAAGGGATTCTCCACCAACGAACTCCAGAAGCAATTAGGATTGAAGCGTTACGAACCGGTATGGGCGATGGTACACAAACTCCGCAGGGCGATGGGCAACCGGGATGCAAGGTATACACTGGAAGGGATGATAGAACTGGATGAGGGTTACTTTTCGGTGGCCAGTAAGGAAATCGAGCGAGGCAAGGGTACACGTGGCCGGGGAGCCGAGGGAAAGCAGAACGTTGCGGTGATGGCCGAAAGCACCCCGTTGGAAGATATCGAAACGGGCAAAAAGGAGAAGCATGTGCGTTATTTCAAGGCCAGGGTACTGGATAGCCATCAAAGTGAAGGAATCAACGGCGTGGTCAGGGACTGCATGGAGGATGATGCCATCGTATTTTCGGACAAAAGCACTTCTTACGTTGACATCTCCGATCTGGTGGAATTGCACGTCACCGAGAAATCAGACGCCAAAACCACCAAGGAAACACTCAAATGGGTGCATATCGCAATCAGTAATGCAAAACGGACATTGCTGGGCAACTACCATAAAATCAAAAGGAAATACTTACAGTTGTATCTCAACGAGTTTATTTACAAATTAAACAGACGGTATTTTGGAGACAAACTCTTTGACAGACTAGTAATTGCGAATATAACAGGTGCATAA
- a CDS encoding BRCT domain-containing protein gives MPKKIKDLAESLDLEVTNHHDPEFDAKLCALIFGELTDKYPSYQELIRKIDDQPKTNNNYFNQPSEDVLEENEEHLSNYQITQNELENIDLIGKGIVITGNFSIEREEIKTFLMKIGGQIKSGITGKVDFVFAGEDCGWSKIQKINDLNQSKKANIRILNEADLNYLIKKYGI, from the coding sequence ATGCCTAAAAAAATAAAAGATTTAGCAGAGAGTTTGGACTTAGAAGTAACAAATCATCACGACCCAGAATTCGATGCAAAACTTTGTGCTTTAATATTTGGCGAATTGACTGACAAGTATCCAAGTTATCAAGAACTAATAAGAAAAATTGATGACCAGCCTAAAACAAATAATAATTATTTCAATCAACCAAGTGAAGATGTTTTAGAAGAAAATGAAGAGCATTTATCAAATTATCAAATAACTCAAAACGAACTTGAAAACATTGATTTAATAGGAAAAGGAATAGTTATTACGGGCAACTTTTCAATAGAAAGAGAAGAAATAAAAACTTTTCTAATGAAAATTGGTGGACAAATAAAATCAGGAATAACAGGTAAAGTAGATTTTGTTTTTGCAGGTGAAGATTGTGGTTGGTCAAAAATCCAAAAAATAAACGACTTAAACCAATCAAAAAAAGCAAACATTAGAATTTTAAACGAAGCTGACTTAAATTATCTTATCAAAAAATACGGCATATAA